The genomic DNA aaaactaaTCGGTGGACGCTGTTCAGCGTCtcagaaggaaaaaacactCGCGTTCACAGGGAAGACTGTGTAACCTTGCGGCCAGCCTCACCAAACGATAATGTTGTTGATGTCGGGAagatttataaataaatagcccgccgtttgacgtttgctgttgttgtagtTGTGCGTCGTTTGACAATCGCCTAGTACCGCACGAGATGGATGCTGCATGCGTTCCATTATTGCATGACGTCACTGTAGTCGAGGATCCGGTTTtcagaaaaattatttaagaaaAGAAAGATCAAGTTGAATTTAACGCGAGCATAGATAATATATGCTGTAATCAGAACTACGCCTGGTTGTAAAGTAATCCCAACcctttctttaaaaaaataccatTCATTCTCTGATCGAGTTGCCCCAATCAAACGATTGTGCCGCGTTCGTACTCCATGCTTCCAGCTGTTTATTAAGAAGATTAGAACATTTACGTAGTTAAGATTCGCTTTCTTATGATGTCTTTTCAGTTCCCTTTGCACCACCTGTGTTGATCGTGTTGAACAGTTTGTGCTTGGCAATCTGAGCCATCAGGCCGTGAATCAACTCAATCGATGCACGGCTACAGTCACGGCTAGCCTTCGAAAGCTTATCTTCCGTACGTTTCTCGTTCGGATCGAGCGAACCACTTGCCATGAACTGGCCACGGCCCAGGCTTGCTTCGCTCAGCTCCAACTTTTCCGACAGGTCCAGAATCTGTCGGGTGGTGTAGTCCGGGTTGCTTAGTAAACCGGAACTGCCGAGCGTGTTCATCCAGTACTTGTTCCACAACGAATCCAACAGCTTACGATCGAGGGCTGACTTGAAGTACGTCACGTCCAGCTGATAGTACTGCTTACAGTGCACACCAAAGTCTTCGATTTTGCTCAACGGGATGGTCTGATACTCGGATGGTTCCTCATTCGGTGGTTTGTATCCTGCAAGACACCAACAGTTGCGTTATTTTAAGTCTTTCGATTCGTTCCTGTTTCGGTTGTGACTTACCTTTTGGATAAGTGCGGAAAGCTCCAAGGCACACTTTACCGGCCGATACCGTTCTGACGGGATCGATGACAATTGCCACAAACGGTTCCTGGTAGTTTTGGTTCAGCATCTGCGTGTTCACATCGATGCCGGACAGCCAACAACCGTACCCGGGATGGCTATGGTACCACCCGATAGCATTTTCCATGCGACCCACCTCTTTGGCCGACTCGATGTACGCTGCCATGTACTCGTACGCCTGCGACTGTGCGTTGAC from Anopheles stephensi strain Indian chromosome 2, UCI_ANSTEP_V1.0, whole genome shotgun sequence includes the following:
- the LOC118504428 gene encoding COP9 signalosome complex subunit 5 codes for the protein MEMARKTWEMENNIVVLPPSDEIFRYDAEQQQRILTARPWEKDPNFFKDIKISALALIKMVTHSRSGGALEVMGLLLGKVIEDTMVVMDAFALPVEGTETRVNAQSQAYEYMAAYIESAKEVGRMENAIGWYHSHPGYGCWLSGIDVNTQMLNQNYQEPFVAIVIDPVRTVSAGKVCLGAFRTYPKGYKPPNEEPSEYQTIPLSKIEDFGVHCKQYYQLDVTYFKSALDRKLLDSLWNKYWMNTLGSSGLLSNPDYTTRQILDLSEKLELSEASLGRGQFMASGSLDPNEKRTEDKLSKASRDCSRASIELIHGLMAQIAKHKLFNTINTGGAKGTEKTS